Proteins encoded in a region of the Bacillus methanolicus genome:
- the typA gene encoding translational GTPase TypA produces MKIREDIRNIAIIAHVDHGKTTLVDQLLKQAGTFRSNEHVEERAMDSNDLERERGITILAKNTAIQYKNTKINILDTPGHADFGGEVERIMKMVDGVLLVVDAYEGCMPQTRFVLKKALEQNLTPIVVVNKIDRAFARPEEVVDEVLDLFIELDANEEQLEFPVIYASAINGTASTDPTKQDENMQALYDAIIEHIPAPVDNREEPLQFQVSLLDYNDYVGRIGIGRIFRGTMKVGQQVALMKLDGSVKQFRVTKMFGFFGLKRQEIQEAYAGDLVAVSGMEDIYVGETVCPVDYQEALPLLRIDEPTLQMTFLVNNSPFAGREGKYLTARKIEERLRSQLQTDVSLRVENTDSPDEWIVSGRGELHLSILIENMRREGYELQVSKPEVIVKEIDGVRCEPIERVQIDIPEEHTGAVMESIGARKGEMLDMINNGNGQVRLYFNVPARGLIGYTTEFLTLTRGYGIINHTFDSYQPMQPGQVGGRRQGVLVSMETGKATTYGIMQVEDRGTIFVEPGTEIYEGMIVGEHTRENDITVNITKVKQATNIRSATKDQTATLKKPRIMTLEEALEYLNDDEYCEVTPKSIRLRKKILDKNERERIAKKKKYAELG; encoded by the coding sequence TTGAAAATACGTGAAGATATAAGAAACATTGCGATTATTGCCCACGTTGATCATGGAAAAACAACGCTTGTTGACCAGTTGTTAAAGCAAGCCGGTACATTTCGTTCAAATGAGCATGTTGAAGAGCGTGCGATGGATTCAAATGACCTCGAAAGAGAAAGAGGCATAACGATACTTGCGAAAAATACAGCGATCCAATATAAAAACACGAAAATTAATATTCTTGATACGCCGGGGCATGCCGATTTTGGCGGTGAAGTTGAACGGATCATGAAAATGGTTGACGGAGTTCTACTGGTCGTTGATGCATACGAGGGATGTATGCCGCAAACTCGATTCGTATTAAAAAAGGCGTTAGAACAAAATTTGACCCCGATTGTCGTCGTGAATAAGATTGACAGGGCCTTTGCCCGTCCGGAAGAAGTAGTAGATGAAGTGTTAGATTTATTTATCGAACTAGATGCAAATGAAGAACAGTTAGAATTTCCAGTGATTTACGCTTCAGCAATAAACGGAACTGCGAGCACGGATCCAACAAAGCAAGATGAAAACATGCAAGCATTGTATGATGCGATTATTGAACATATTCCTGCACCGGTCGATAATCGAGAAGAACCGTTACAGTTTCAAGTATCGCTTCTTGATTACAATGACTATGTTGGAAGAATCGGAATTGGACGAATTTTCCGTGGAACGATGAAAGTGGGTCAACAAGTTGCACTAATGAAGCTTGATGGTTCAGTAAAACAATTCCGTGTGACGAAAATGTTTGGCTTCTTTGGGTTAAAGCGTCAAGAAATTCAAGAAGCATATGCCGGAGATTTAGTTGCTGTTTCCGGGATGGAAGATATCTATGTCGGAGAAACAGTTTGTCCGGTTGATTACCAAGAAGCACTTCCATTATTGAGGATTGATGAACCAACATTGCAAATGACATTTCTTGTAAACAACAGTCCGTTTGCAGGCAGAGAAGGAAAATATTTAACAGCAAGAAAAATTGAAGAAAGACTTCGTTCACAATTACAAACGGATGTTAGTTTACGAGTTGAAAATACCGACTCACCGGATGAATGGATCGTTTCCGGAAGGGGAGAGCTTCATTTATCGATTTTAATTGAAAACATGCGGCGTGAAGGTTACGAACTTCAAGTATCAAAGCCTGAAGTCATTGTAAAAGAAATTGACGGTGTACGTTGTGAACCAATTGAACGTGTACAAATCGATATTCCTGAAGAGCATACTGGAGCTGTAATGGAATCAATTGGCGCCCGAAAAGGGGAAATGCTTGATATGATTAATAACGGGAATGGTCAGGTCCGGCTGTACTTTAATGTTCCGGCCCGCGGTTTGATCGGCTACACAACAGAGTTTTTAACGCTTACGCGCGGTTACGGAATTATCAATCATACATTTGACAGTTATCAGCCAATGCAGCCCGGACAAGTCGGCGGCAGACGCCAGGGAGTGCTCGTATCTATGGAGACAGGCAAGGCCACGACATATGGTATTATGCAAGTTGAAGACCGCGGCACCATTTTTGTTGAGCCTGGTACTGAGATCTACGAAGGCATGATCGTCGGAGAACATACTCGTGAAAACGATATTACGGTTAACATTACAAAAGTTAAACAGGCGACCAATATTCGTTCTGCGACGAAAGACCAAACGGCTACGCTTAAAAAGCCAAGAATTATGACACTTGAGGAAGCTTTGGAATACTTGAATGATGACGAGTATTGTGAAGTCACTCCTAAATCAATCCGCTTGCGCAAAAAGATTCTTGATAAAAATGAACGTGAAAGAATTGCCAAGAAAAAGAAATACGCCGAATTGGGTTAA
- a CDS encoding YlaH-like family protein: MDVTERLSFFAALFKVNENPKTGMWMLYLTIVFLSIIVYKLGFAKKLPILKSFIIYLFLILGCTILTFLGAFLPVAEGLVVAALILIIYKIRLRQEKKQETNSN, translated from the coding sequence ATGGATGTGACGGAGCGTTTGTCCTTTTTCGCCGCTTTATTTAAGGTAAATGAAAATCCCAAGACCGGTATGTGGATGTTGTATTTAACAATTGTCTTTTTATCCATCATTGTGTATAAGCTTGGTTTTGCAAAAAAACTTCCAATATTAAAATCATTCATTATTTATCTGTTTTTAATTTTAGGATGTACGATATTGACCTTCCTAGGAGCATTCCTCCCAGTTGCTGAAGGGCTTGTTGTTGCTGCCTTAATTTTGATTATTTATAAAATTCGTCTTCGTCAGGAAAAAAAACAGGAAACGAATTCAAACTAG
- a CDS encoding YlaI family protein, with amino-acid sequence MKVKCVLCDKIETIEDESHLAKRLRNRPIHTYMCHQCDKRIEEKTKARIASGKFRLNKPRSQDEEW; translated from the coding sequence ATGAAAGTAAAATGTGTTTTATGCGATAAAATTGAAACTATTGAAGATGAATCTCATTTAGCAAAACGGCTTAGAAATCGTCCGATTCATACGTACATGTGCCATCAGTGCGATAAGAGAATTGAAGAGAAAACGAAAGCAAGAATTGCTTCAGGCAAATTCCGCCTTAATAAACCTCGTTCTCAAGATGAAGAGTGGTAA
- a CDS encoding pyridoxamine 5'-phosphate oxidase family protein has translation MANQVEPKLIKPLYDELQKERFVLLATIDFETGGPNVSAISWVFAKDDETIYFAVDNRSRIVQNINNNNKVVINIIANESTYSISGEASVKQEKMEGVPLKLALIEVKIKEVRDVMFYGSKIVKEPEYDKTYDKNAASRLDKQVMDAMRNA, from the coding sequence ATGGCAAATCAAGTTGAACCTAAGTTAATAAAACCTCTATACGATGAATTGCAAAAAGAGCGCTTTGTTCTTCTCGCGACTATTGATTTTGAAACAGGAGGTCCGAATGTAAGTGCCATCTCCTGGGTATTTGCAAAAGATGATGAAACGATCTATTTTGCAGTTGATAACAGATCAAGAATTGTTCAAAACATAAATAATAACAACAAAGTCGTTATCAATATTATTGCGAATGAATCTACATATTCAATTAGTGGAGAAGCAAGTGTAAAACAGGAAAAAATGGAAGGGGTTCCGCTTAAACTCGCTCTCATTGAAGTAAAGATCAAGGAAGTAAGAGATGTTATGTTTTATGGCTCAAAAATTGTAAAAGAACCTGAATATGATAAAACATATGACAAAAATGCCGCTTCCCGTTTAGACAAACAGGTAATGGATGCAATGAGAAATGCTTAG
- a CDS encoding YhcN/YlaJ family sporulation lipoprotein, which yields MNRCLLLVFLLLTIAACNTQNEGAEEKQNLVSVKNTAIEEVDRKTGQEISRRLVELATSNPDVNDATAVVFGKFAIVGIDVQSNIERSEVGTIKYSVAESLKHDPYGARAVVVADPDMNARLREISQDIENGEPIQGIMNELSDITGRLMPEVPADMVDPKPKNATEEPKNKLKKSQEKELDKEQQKQSNYQKE from the coding sequence ATGAACAGATGTTTGCTTTTAGTTTTTTTACTTTTAACTATTGCAGCCTGTAATACACAAAACGAAGGAGCAGAAGAAAAGCAAAATTTAGTAAGTGTGAAAAACACTGCTATCGAAGAAGTTGATAGAAAAACCGGGCAGGAAATATCCCGCCGCTTAGTTGAACTGGCCACAAGTAACCCGGATGTAAATGACGCCACGGCAGTTGTTTTTGGAAAGTTTGCAATTGTCGGTATTGATGTTCAATCTAATATCGAGAGATCTGAAGTAGGCACCATCAAATATTCAGTCGCTGAAAGCCTGAAACACGATCCTTATGGTGCAAGAGCAGTTGTAGTTGCTGACCCGGATATGAATGCACGGCTGAGGGAAATTTCTCAGGATATTGAAAATGGGGAGCCAATACAAGGAATCATGAACGAACTTTCTGATATTACCGGGCGGCTTATGCCTGAAGTGCCGGCTGATATGGTTGATCCAAAACCAAAAAACGCAACGGAAGAACCGAAAAACAAATTGAAAAAGTCACAAGAAAAAGAATTGGATAAAGAACAACAAAAACAATCAAATTATCAGAAAGAATAA
- a CDS encoding PhoH family protein — MSKIYVLDTNVLLQEPFSIFSFEDNDVVIPAVVLEEVDSKKRYMDEIGRNARQVSRLIDSFRETGKLHEKIPLENGGTLRIELNHRSFHQLQEIFVEKTNDNRILAVAKNLSLEEQTKENGKTVILVSKDALVRVKADAIGLIAEDFLSDRVVEVDHLYTGFLNVFIDAALLVKFYENGELLLSEIANHPFFPNQFLIMKDSLGSSSSALGIVDQTGKKVKRLVFDHEQIWGIRPRNVQQTMAIELLLRRDLPLVTLTGKAGTGKTLLALASGLLQTEDLQQYKKLLVARPIVPVGKDLGFLPGEKQEKLRPWMQPIFDNLEFLFNTKKPGELDAILAGMGSIEVEALTYIRGRSIPDQYIIIDEAQNLTKHEVKTILTRVGEGSKIVLMGDPEQIDHPYLDAYNNGLTYVVEKFKDQTISGHVKLIKGERSGLAQLAADLL, encoded by the coding sequence TTGAGTAAAATATACGTGTTAGATACGAATGTCTTGTTACAAGAACCGTTTTCGATTTTCTCGTTTGAAGATAACGATGTGGTTATACCTGCTGTTGTTCTCGAGGAAGTGGATTCAAAAAAGAGATATATGGACGAGATAGGCAGAAATGCAAGGCAGGTTTCAAGACTGATCGACAGTTTTAGAGAAACTGGAAAACTGCATGAAAAGATTCCCCTTGAAAATGGAGGCACTTTAAGAATCGAACTGAATCATCGCTCTTTTCATCAGCTCCAAGAAATCTTTGTAGAAAAAACAAACGATAACCGCATATTGGCTGTAGCAAAAAATTTGTCTCTGGAAGAACAGACGAAAGAAAATGGGAAAACGGTCATACTAGTAAGCAAGGATGCACTTGTCAGAGTAAAAGCGGATGCCATCGGTCTAATAGCAGAGGATTTTTTGAGTGACAGGGTAGTCGAAGTTGATCATCTTTATACGGGTTTCTTAAATGTGTTTATTGATGCGGCTCTTTTAGTAAAATTCTATGAAAATGGAGAATTGCTTTTATCGGAAATTGCTAATCACCCTTTTTTTCCAAATCAATTTTTGATTATGAAAGATTCCCTCGGAAGTTCGTCATCTGCACTTGGGATTGTTGACCAGACAGGCAAAAAGGTGAAAAGGCTTGTTTTTGACCATGAACAAATATGGGGAATTCGCCCGAGGAATGTACAGCAGACTATGGCAATTGAGCTTCTCTTGCGAAGGGATCTGCCCCTTGTGACTTTAACAGGGAAGGCGGGAACTGGAAAAACGTTACTCGCTCTTGCTTCAGGATTATTGCAAACGGAGGATTTGCAGCAATATAAAAAACTTCTAGTTGCAAGGCCTATCGTGCCTGTTGGAAAAGATCTTGGATTTTTGCCGGGAGAAAAGCAGGAAAAACTAAGGCCTTGGATGCAGCCTATTTTTGATAATCTTGAATTTTTGTTCAACACAAAAAAGCCCGGCGAATTGGATGCAATTTTAGCAGGAATGGGCTCCATTGAAGTGGAAGCGTTAACTTATATCAGAGGCAGAAGCATACCTGATCAATATATTATTATTGATGAAGCCCAAAACTTGACAAAACATGAAGTAAAGACCATTTTAACAAGAGTAGGGGAAGGAAGCAAAATTGTTTTGATGGGGGATCCGGAGCAAATTGATCATCCTTATTTAGATGCGTATAACAATGGTCTTACATATGTTGTAGAAAAATTCAAAGACCAAACGATATCTGGACATGTGAAGCTTATAAAAGGAGAACGGTCAGGTCTTGCTCAACTGGCGGCGGACTTGCTGTAA